The following coding sequences are from one Lycium ferocissimum isolate CSIRO_LF1 chromosome 3, AGI_CSIRO_Lferr_CH_V1, whole genome shotgun sequence window:
- the LOC132050366 gene encoding LOB domain-containing protein 1-like codes for MEYSSDITATTITSSPLSSRSVSPSSSSSPPNSPSPPQVAVVVSPCAACKILRRRCAEKCVLAPYFPPNDPIKFTTAHRVFGASNIIKFLQELPEFQRADAVSSMVYEANARLRDPVYGSAGAICQLQKQVNELQVQLAKAQAEIVNMQCEQANLMTLICMEMTQSPPTSPQQSLDNFTNNIPQYGSTQSNMSYLDESNFGSLLETLWT; via the exons ATGGAGTACTCCAGTGACATTACTGCCACCACCATAACTTCTTCACCATTATCTTCTCGATCTGTATCgccatcatcttcttcttctcctcctaaCTCTCCATCTCCGCCACAAGTAGCTGTGGTTGTCAGCCCTTGTGCGGCCTGCAAAATATTGCGGCGGAGGTGCGCTGAGAAATGTGTGTTGGCTCCTTATTTTCCTCCCAATGATCCAATCAAGTTCACTACTGCTCATCGTGTCTTTGGTGCCAGCAATATTATCAAGTTCTTGCAG GAACTACCAGAATTTCAAAGAGCAGATGCAGTGAGTAGTATGGTGTACGAAGCAAACGCTAGACTGAGGGATCCTGTCTATGGTTCTGCGGGAGCAATATGTCAACTGCAAAAGCAAGTGAATGAGCTCCAAGTACAATTGGCAAAGGCACAAGCTGAGATTGTCAACATGCAATGCGAACAAGCTAACCTTATGACCCTTATTTGCATGGAAATGACACAATCTCCACCAACATCACCACAACAATCCTTGGACAATTTCACTAATAATATACCACAATATGGAAGCACACAAAGCAACATGAGCTACCTAGATGAGAGTAATTTTGGATCTTTATTGGAGACTCTTTGGACAT
- the LOC132048978 gene encoding uncharacterized protein LOC132048978, translated as MYFDGAAQRDGAGAGVAFVTPQGKVLPYSFTLTQCCSNNVAEYQALILGLEMAVDMKQLQLQVFGDSQLVINQLLGSYEVRKPELLPYHGYAQKLIGWLGDVTLQHVPRKENKKADALAALASTLTLPDQTQVTICQKWVVPPPNEDEGAESELEHLVAVSEAAKEDWRQPIIDYLSYGILPKDSRRRTEIRRRAPRFLYYKDTLYRRSFEGVLLRCLGEDEAVQALQEAHSGVCGSHQSGPKLHFHIKRMGYYWPTMVKDCLDYARRCKACQFHANFIHQPPEALHPTVASWPFDAWGLDVVGPLPKSSGGHLYILVATDYFSKWAEAVALKEVKKENVTNFIRVNIIYRFGIPRYIIMDNGKPFVNKLMNKICDLFGFQAP; from the coding sequence ATGTACTTTGATGGTGCTGCACAACGTGATGGAGCTGGTGCTGGTGTGGCGTTTGTTACTCCGCAAGGAAAAGTTCTACCATACTCCTTTACTTTGACACAATGTTGCTCCAACAATGTCGCTGAATACCAAGCACTAATACTTGGACTTGAAATGGCAGTCGACATGAAGCAGTTGCAGTTACAAGTGTTTGGTGACTCTCAGTTGGTGATCAATCAACTCCTGGGAAGTTATGAAGTCAGGAAGCCTGAATTACTCCCCTATCATGGTTATGCTCAGAAGTTGATAGGATGGCTTGGTGATGTGACTCTTCAGCACGTTCCAaggaaggaaaataagaaagcCGATGCTTTAGCTGCTCTAGCTTCAACACTAACTCTGCCAGATCAAACTCAAGTGACTATCTGCCAAAAATGGGTAGTACCTCCACCAAATGAGGACGAAGGCGCGGAAAGTGAGCTTGAGCATCTCGTAGCTGTTTCTGAAGCTGCAAAGGAAGACTGGCGACAACCCATCATTGATTACTTAAGTTATGGGATACTGCCAAAAGACTCAAGAAGAAGAACTGAGATTCGTCGTCGTGCACCTCGATTCCTTTACTACAAGGATACCTTATATAGAAGATCTTTTGAGGGGGTACTCCTGCGATGTTTGGGGGAGGATGAAGCAGTCCAAGCTTTGCAAGAAGCACATTCAGGAGTATGTGGATCACATCAATCTGGACCAAAGCTCCACTTCCATATAAAAAGGATGGGATATTATTGGCCAACGATGGTGAAAGATTGTTTGGACTATGCTCGAAGATGCAAGGCTTGTCAGTTTCATGCGAATTTTATACATCAGCCACCCGAAGCATTACACCCGACCGTCGCATCTTGGCCATTTGACGCTTGGGGGTTGGATGTCGTTGGTCCGTTACCGAAATCTTCTGGTGGACACTTGTACATCTTGGTTGCAACCGATTACTTCTCAAAATGGGCCGAAGCTGTCGCTcttaaagaagtgaagaaggagaatgttacgaacttcatccGAGTAAACATCATCTACCGCTTCGGCATTCCTCGTTACATAATAATGGACAATGGCAAGCCATTTGTTAATAAATTGATGAATAAGATTTGTGATCTCTTCGGCTTCCAAGCGCCGTAA